CAGCTTCCTTACTCAGGAGACCCTGATGATCCTCGGCCTTGGAATAGTCGCCTTCGCCAGCGCCACCGCTGGAGGAGTGCTCTTCGGTAAGCTCATGATGAAGCTCTCAGGAGGCAAGATAAACCCGATGATAGGCGCCGCTGGAGTTTCAGCGGTTCCGATGTCCGCAAGGGTTGTCCAGAGAATGGCCAGCGAGGAGGACCCGGGGAACTTCATACTCATGCACGCGATGGGTCCGAACGTCGCCGGCGTTATCGGAACGGCCGTGGCCGCGGGAGTTTTCCTGGCGGTTCTCGGGTGACTTTCTACCTTTTTGTCAATTTTTGAATGAAAAGCTTAAAATAGGAGAAGGGCGCTTTAACTTAAAGCGGTGGTGAAGAAAATGCGCGTGAAGACCCTGATGACACCGGATCCGGTCGTCATAGAGCTTCCTGCCACGAGGGAGTACGCCCTCGATCTGTTCCGAAAGCATAAAGTAAGGTCATTCCCCGTCATCAACAAGAATACCAAGGCCCTCGTCGGAATAATAAGCATAAAGCGCGTCCTCCTCCACCCGGACGAGGAGCAGCTGGCGATGCTGGTGAAGAGGGACGTGCCGACCGTCAAGGCCAACGACGACCTCAAAAAGGCCGTCAGGAAGATGCTCGAAACCGACTACAGGCGCGTCGTGGTGGTCGATGACGAGAACCGCGTTCTGGGCATACTAACCGTCGGCGACATCGTGAGGAGGTACCTGGCAAAGAACGAGAAGCTGAAGGACATAACCATCGAGAAGTACTACCAGAGGAACGTCGGCGTCGTGTGGCAGGGGACACCGCTTAAAGCCGCCCTGAAGGCCCTTCTTCTCTGCAACGCGATGGCAATTCCTGTCATAGACGACGAGGGTTCACTCGTTGGAATGGTAGACGAGACGGACATACTGAAGGACAGCGAGGTTATCCGCGTCATGAAGAGCACCGCCCTCTCCGCCTCGAGCGAGGAGGACTGGATCCTAGAGAGTAACCCCACCCTACTCTTCGAAAAGGCCGAGCTCCAGCTCCCAAAGAAGCCGGTGAAGGACATAATGAACCGCGAACTCATAGTTGCTACCCCCCACATGAGCGTCTACGACGTTGCCCAGAAGATGGTGCAGTATCACATTGAGCAGCTCCCCGTCATCAGGGGAGAGGGCGAGCTGGTCGGCATCGTCAGGGACATGGACATCATCAAGGTTATCCTGAACAAGTGAGCCGGAAAGATTTAATCCCCCTTTTCTCCCCTCCCTTTGGTGGTGCGCTTGAGGGAGGTCAGACTTTCACTCTTCGGTTTTGGGAACGTTGGAAGGGCCGTGGCGGAGGTTCTGATTGGGAAGGAGGCCCTTTTCAGGGAGAAATACGGACTCGAGTTTCGCGTTGTGAGCATCTCCGACACGAGCGGAACGGTGTGGCTCCCGGAGGGCATTGATTTGAGGGAGGCCCTGATGGTGAAGGAGAACTTCGGGAGGCTCTCGGCCTGGACCAACGATTACGAGGTGTACAATTTCACGCCGGAGGAGGCCGTGAGGGAGATCGATGCTGAGGTAGTCATCGACGTCACCAACGACAGGGACGCCTGGAGGTGGCACCTGGCCGCTCTCAGGGACGGAAAGGGACTCGTCACGAGCAACAAGCCGCCGCTGGCGTTCCACTACGAGGAACTGGTGGGTGAAGCGGAGAGGAGGAACCTGCCCTACCTCTTTGAAGCAACGGTAATGGCGGGGACGCCGGTGATAGGCATTCTGCGCGAGAATTTACTCGGCGATTCCGTGAAAAGGATTAAGGCAGTTCTCAACGCGACGACCACCTTCGTACTTAGCAGAATGGAGCAGGGAATTGACTTTGAGAATGCCGTTAAACAGGCCCAGGAACTGGGCATAGCCGAGAGGGACCCGCGTGGGGACTTACTCGGCACCGATGCTGGATATAAAGCCACCATACTCCACTGCGTCGCGTTCAAGCCGATAACCTTCGACGAGATCAGCGTGAAGGGGATAGTAGAGGTAACGGCCGACGAGGTCAAGAGAGCACTGGCCAGGGGAAGGAAGATTAGGCTGGTTGCGACGGTTGAGGAAGGGAATGTCCGGGTCGCTCCAGAAGAGGTGGAAGGTCCGCTCGCGGTTTCGAGCAACGAGAACGTGGCGGTGATAGAAACAGACCTCCTCGGCGAGCTGGTCATTAGGGGCGCCGGAGCGGGGCCAAAGGAGACCGCGAGCGGTGTCGTGAGCGACATCGTGAAAGCCTCGCTGGCCCTCAGGGGAGGCTGATTTCCCTTCCCCCAGCCATTATCGAGAGTTCGACCTTCCCAAAGCGGTAAGGGGTAGCTTTAATGCTGGGCGTTCCACAGGGGTTTTCCAGTTCCCTCTCCTCGAAGAGCGGAAAGAACTCCCTGCAAAGAACCTCCCGTTCCGCCTACCCGTTAATTGTGTGTAGAGCGTTAATCTCGTAACGGGTAGGCTTCCACCCTCCCGTCTTCATCGGGTGGCTTTCGGGGGGAACGGAGACTCCCCACATCTTCAAGGCCCTAACGGAAATATTAAAAGAGCCGACCACATCACGGTCTGCCTCAAACCCGCAGTTTGAACACTTCAAAACCCTGTGCCCATTCGGGCTTAACTTCTCCCCACATACCGGGCACAGGGAGGAAGTGTAAGCGGGATTCACGAAAACAACCCTAACACCCTTTAGCTTAGCCTTGTATTCGATTATGCTCTGAAGCCTCCTGAAGCTCCAGCGGTGGAGCCTGCCATTCATTTCAGCAGAATACCTTATCGAACTCCTAATCTCAGTCAAATCCTCCAGAGCAATGCCACTCCTCAGGCCTCTCGACGACCAGGGTGGAGGCCGAGTAGTCGGGGACGAGGAGGCGCGTTTCTCCTTCACAGGTTATCCTTACCGCCCTCGAACGGGACGCGAGGACGAGGAAAGCCAAGGCGATGAAAACGTTCATCAACGACAGAACCGGCCATCTGCCGATGCTCACCGCGAGAAGAACCAGCGAGATTGCCAGATAGGAAAGGCCGAGCTTCCAACGTCTTTCGTTCCTTACGTGTGCTTTTCTGCCCTCGGCTTCATCAGAGGGAATGACGCTCAATCCTTTTTAACCCTTTGCCGGGCTTCTGGATTTTTCTGTGAAAGTTCGACTTGTACCTCACGGGAGCAGTCCCACTTCCTCCCCCCGGTAAGTCACTGCCACCTTTCCGCCCCTAACATCAAAGGCGAAATCACCAAATTCGGAATAGTCCGACACGTTTCCGCGCCACACCCTTTTCTTGCCCTGAAAGACCTCCACCTCAAAGGCGGCTCCCCTTTTCCTGACCCGAACTCTATAATCTCCAGCGATAACGGTTCGTTCGAAGGAGAGTACCAGAATTATGAATCCAAAGATCAGAAGGAACTGTCCTAAAAACTCAAAACCCCACCAATAGGCAGCCACGGAGAGCAGGAGAGATGAAGCGGCCAACGTGAGCCTTCCACGCCCGGAGGACACTTTGACCTGGTCCATTGTGACCCCCATCAATAGTAATCATCGAAGGTTTTAAAAGCTTATCCGCGAGGGAAGGGCGGTGAAACCATGGAGCACGTGATAGCGCTCCACCAGGTTTACGCGGAACTGATCTTCCGCGGGCTGAAGACGGTCGAGCTGAGGAAGAGCAGGGCCTTCCAGGAGGGGGACACGGTTTTCCTCTACGTGGCGAGGGGCAACCCCTACGAGCTGAGGGACACCCTGAGGAGGCTCGGCCTTCACCCCGAGCAAACGATAACGCAGAGGGGAACAATAGCGGGAGGTTTCGAGGTCGGGGAAGTTATCAGGGCGAACCTCGATACCCTGTGGGAGCTGACGAAAGACACCAGCGGTCTAACGCTGGTTCACGGAGAAAACGGGAAGCGCTGGCTGGGGGAGTACATTAGGGGAGAGGGCTACGCCTTCACGATAGAGAGGCCTTTCCTCTTTAAAGAGCCCGTGAGTAGGGAGGAGATGAAGGAGAAGTACGGGGTGCACGTGGAGGGCATAATCCACCTCTCCCGGAGGACGAGGAAGGGGTGGGTGAAGAACCTCATAGAGGACCTGCTCACACGGGAAGCTGTGTACATTTAGCCATCATTCTCCCGCTTCTCCCCTCCGCTTTCCTCCGGCTCGACCTTCACGTAGGGACCGAGGCTGAGAGAGTCTATCTCCTCCTGGGTGAGGAGCCTGCTCTTGACCTTCTCGCCTATGAGCGCGCTGTTGCCGAGGGGATCCATTATTCTAACGGTGAGCGGTTTCTTTCCTTCCTTGACCTCCTCGATGTAGCCGAGAATCTCGTCGGTCCTCTTCACCGCCTCCTCATCGCCCTCCTGCTCCTTGAAGTGCCTGGCCATCAGCAGTGTCTCCCTGACGCGCTCGAGAACGCCCTCGACGTTGGTTATGAAGCCTTCAGCTGCCGGCCCGGGCTCAATCTTAACGCCAATCTCGTCGAGCTCTATGGTTCCGCTCTTGCTCCTCACAACGCGCGTGAAGAGGTCCTTCTCGTTCTCCACCTTGACCGTGTAGAGCTTCGGCGGCCTGTCCTCGAGTATCATGACGTCAGCGTTCCTGTAACCACAGCGCTCGCAGATTATCGTGCTCTCCATGACCTTGCCAAAGTAGGGAATCTCGTGAACGTGCTGTATGGCCTTGAGTGTCCCCTTTCCACCACAGATTGGGCAGTCCCCAAGGGAGATGACCTGGACGTCCTCGGGGATCTCGACATCGGTTTTCCTCTTCTCACCCTTCTCAGCCATCTCGCACCACCGGAGAAGGGGAGGACGGGGAGCTTATAAAACTACCCGCAGAGAATTGAAAAAGCGGGGGAATCACTTGGCTATCTTGATGTCCGAGGGGACAAGGACGAGCTTTATCTCGTGCTTGCAGATTTTAGCGGCCTGTCCGCCGAGGGCATTGACCATTCCCTTGAGCTGCTCGGCCACCTTCTCGAGAACCTCGGGCTTGACCTCGAGCGGGCTCAGATCGACGAGAACGATGTTGCCGTTCTGCAATTCCTCGGAGATCCTCTCAAGGTCGGCGTAGCTGGTGACGACTATCTTCTTCAGGTAGCGAACCTGGGGCTTGACTATCTCCTTAGCAAGAACATCTTCCTCGAGAGGGACGACATCGATGTCATGCCTGGGAGCGGGGGTCTCCTTCTTGACCACCGCGGGAGGCTTCCTCTTGGGAGCGGGCTTGGAGTCCTTCTTCTTAAGGCTGTCAAACAGTCCCATTGATATTCCCCCCAAGTTATCGTAAGGGCTGGAGTAACTTGGGCGTTGGTGTTTATATCTCTTTCTGAAAACCTTCAGCCCTCTCGTCCAAGTTTAAGCAGGCCAAAACCGCTGAGGAGAAAGGTAGCAACGGCGAAGGCAAGTGGCACGTAGGTGTAGAGGTCCCAGCCCCATGTGAAGGAGGCGTTGTAGATGAGCCAGACACCAAGAAAAAGCGAGAAGAGAGCGAGCGTTAGGTAGAGCTCCTTCCTGGGGCCTCCGCTGACGGCCAGTCTGAAAAGCTGGAACAGGAACAGGGATAACACAACGATGGCCAGCACATCGATAAAAACGTTCATAACAACCACCGGTGGGAAAAGAAAAGGTTCACTCGGCCTTAACGGCCTCAAGAACCTTCTCCCTTATCTCTGCCCCCTTCTTGATGGCGGTATCCACTGCGTAGATGACCTCCTCAAGCTTGAAGCTACCACCCTCGCTTTTCTGGACGGAGGATATCATTCCGTTCTCGTCGGTGGTTATGATTATCCTGCCGTCCATGACGCGCTCCTCGTCGAGGTTTGGATCGATCAGCAGGCTGGGACCTATCTTGGCGAAGGTAACCGGTATGGGGACCCTTCTGACGGGCAGGGGCTCGTACTCGTCGAGAACCTCCACCTCGTCGGTCTCCTCGTTGTAGACGACCTTCGGAATCTTGGTGCTGAGCAAGGCGGCTATGGCACCAATTCCGGTGGCGTCGAGCAGGTTGCCGTCGTGGTCGAGGACGTGGACGTCGATGAAGACAACCCTCACGAGCTTGCCCGGAACGATGACAAGCTTCTCCAGCTCGACCGCCCCGCTCTCCCTGATCCCCCTGTCCACAACCCTAGCCAACTCGATGGCGTTCTCGTCCGGCGGTCCTGGCTCGAAGCTCGGGGAAGCGAGGGGGACGAGCTCGACGTTGGTGGTTATAACTCCCCTGTCCGGGAGGTCGGGGAAGGGTTCACCCATGTCCACCTTTATGCCGACGAGAACCTGGGTGTTGCCGAGCTTGACCCAGGCCGAGCCTTCCGCCTTCTCGATGACGTTCACCCTGATCTCAAGGTCGCGATAGTCCTCGAGCCCGCGGCCGTCCACGCGCTTGCCCTCCTTGAGGAGCGCCAGGATGTGGTCGCGCATTATGCCGGCCATTATCTCCATCTCACTCACCTCCACCGACCTCCTCTGCTATCTTGAGGTACTTGACCTTCAGCGCCTCGCGCTGCTTCTGGTAGACTGCCTTTGCCCCCTTGATGGCGAGCCTGACTGCCTCTATGAACTCGTCCCTAGTGAGGTAGCCGTCCATCTGGAGGAGCGTTATGTCGTTCTTGAGGGGCATTATGGCAACGGGAACATCGGCTTCACCGTAGTTGTCCTCCTCCTTGTTGAGGTCGAGGACTATCTCGCCCTCTATCTTCCCCGCGGCGCACGCCGCCACCAGGTCCCTCATAGGCACGCCTGCATCTGCCAGGGCAAGCGAGGCGGCGGTTATTCCGGCAACGCGCGTTCCTGCATCAGCTTGCAGGACCTCTATGAAGACGTCTATGGCCGTTCTCGGAAACATCTCGAGGATTAAAGCCGGCTCAAGGGCACCCCGGATAACCTTGCTTATCTCGACGCTCCTCCTGTCCGGCCCGGGCTTCTTGCGCTCCTCGACGCTGAAGGGGGCCATGTTGTAGCGGACGCGCAGGATTGCCCTGTCGGGCCTCTGGAGGTGCTTGGGGTGTATCTCCCTCGGGCCGTAGACGGCCGCGAGGATCTTGTTCTTGCCCCACTCAACGTAGGCAGAACCGTCGGCGTTCTTCAGCACGCCGACCTCCATCTTTATGGGCCTTAGCTCGTACTTCTTTCTCCCGTCTATTCTCTTTCCGTTCTCATCTATGAGCTTTAAACCCTCTGGCTTGCCCATCATTCTTCCTCACCCTCTCCAGCCTTAGGTTCCTCAACCTGG
This Thermococcus cleftensis DNA region includes the following protein-coding sequences:
- a CDS encoding ASCH domain-containing protein; the protein is MEHVIALHQVYAELIFRGLKTVELRKSRAFQEGDTVFLYVARGNPYELRDTLRRLGLHPEQTITQRGTIAGGFEVGEVIRANLDTLWELTKDTSGLTLVHGENGKRWLGEYIRGEGYAFTIERPFLFKEPVSREEMKEKYGVHVEGIIHLSRRTRKGWVKNLIEDLLTREAVYI
- a CDS encoding cell division protein SepF, producing MGLFDSLKKKDSKPAPKRKPPAVVKKETPAPRHDIDVVPLEEDVLAKEIVKPQVRYLKKIVVTSYADLERISEELQNGNIVLVDLSPLEVKPEVLEKVAEQLKGMVNALGGQAAKICKHEIKLVLVPSDIKIAK
- a CDS encoding ZPR1 zinc finger domain-containing protein, producing MAEKGEKRKTDVEIPEDVQVISLGDCPICGGKGTLKAIQHVHEIPYFGKVMESTIICERCGYRNADVMILEDRPPKLYTVKVENEKDLFTRVVRSKSGTIELDEIGVKIEPGPAAEGFITNVEGVLERVRETLLMARHFKEQEGDEEAVKRTDEILGYIEEVKEGKKPLTVRIMDPLGNSALIGEKVKSRLLTQEEIDSLSLGPYVKVEPEESGGEKRENDG
- the rrp42 gene encoding exosome complex protein Rrp42, with the translated sequence MEIMAGIMRDHILALLKEGKRVDGRGLEDYRDLEIRVNVIEKAEGSAWVKLGNTQVLVGIKVDMGEPFPDLPDRGVITTNVELVPLASPSFEPGPPDENAIELARVVDRGIRESGAVELEKLVIVPGKLVRVVFIDVHVLDHDGNLLDATGIGAIAALLSTKIPKVVYNEETDEVEVLDEYEPLPVRRVPIPVTFAKIGPSLLIDPNLDEERVMDGRIIITTDENGMISSVQKSEGGSFKLEEVIYAVDTAIKKGAEIREKVLEAVKAE
- a CDS encoding CBS domain-containing protein translates to MRVKTLMTPDPVVIELPATREYALDLFRKHKVRSFPVINKNTKALVGIISIKRVLLHPDEEQLAMLVKRDVPTVKANDDLKKAVRKMLETDYRRVVVVDDENRVLGILTVGDIVRRYLAKNEKLKDITIEKYYQRNVGVVWQGTPLKAALKALLLCNAMAIPVIDDEGSLVGMVDETDILKDSEVIRVMKSTALSASSEEDWILESNPTLLFEKAELQLPKKPVKDIMNRELIVATPHMSVYDVAQKMVQYHIEQLPVIRGEGELVGIVRDMDIIKVILNK
- the rrp41 gene encoding exosome complex exonuclease Rrp41 encodes the protein MMGKPEGLKLIDENGKRIDGRKKYELRPIKMEVGVLKNADGSAYVEWGKNKILAAVYGPREIHPKHLQRPDRAILRVRYNMAPFSVEERKKPGPDRRSVEISKVIRGALEPALILEMFPRTAIDVFIEVLQADAGTRVAGITAASLALADAGVPMRDLVAACAAGKIEGEIVLDLNKEEDNYGEADVPVAIMPLKNDITLLQMDGYLTRDEFIEAVRLAIKGAKAVYQKQREALKVKYLKIAEEVGGGE
- a CDS encoding homoserine dehydrogenase, whose product is MREVRLSLFGFGNVGRAVAEVLIGKEALFREKYGLEFRVVSISDTSGTVWLPEGIDLREALMVKENFGRLSAWTNDYEVYNFTPEEAVREIDAEVVIDVTNDRDAWRWHLAALRDGKGLVTSNKPPLAFHYEELVGEAERRNLPYLFEATVMAGTPVIGILRENLLGDSVKRIKAVLNATTTFVLSRMEQGIDFENAVKQAQELGIAERDPRGDLLGTDAGYKATILHCVAFKPITFDEISVKGIVEVTADEVKRALARGRKIRLVATVEEGNVRVAPEEVEGPLAVSSNENVAVIETDLLGELVIRGAGAGPKETASGVVSDIVKASLALRGG